In Raphanus sativus cultivar WK10039 chromosome 5, ASM80110v3, whole genome shotgun sequence, the following proteins share a genomic window:
- the LOC108857988 gene encoding uncharacterized protein LOC108857988, producing MTRTSTARAAHSSYRQHDSSREHHENHQSRRSERRSQDRDNTNSGDLRRTLSRDNSRSSSHPHPPTRRPTAQWVDSGRRLPPPLTSGSHRSPSRTSSLPRERDRTLSPLRETRQEPPIERTTSDLPRSSMQYIAPEDIAKAQEELREFMNQYSNCADPIESATRKERVRLSEENGDFERTTINMAITNLVHRSDPTTPPSEPCQTTSDVNGEHQSLEVYAPSSTEQRPSALDRLGPVLPAPIVSIDSAPIKKRLGRPPGKSTQTSAKLGATSAIKKPRRTVQSKGSPKRRTPAARAPKPATGASKSSTRATPAPSTTIIPPVAKRSMDFRPPQSPIP from the coding sequence ATGACTAGAACCTCCACAGCTAGAGCCGCTCACTCATCATACAGGCAACACGACTCCTCTAGAGAGCACCATGAGAACCACCAGTCAAGAAGATCTGAGCGCAGGTCTCAAGATAGAGACAACACTAACTCAGGTGACTTGAGAAGAACTCTCTCGAGGGACAACTCACGCTCTTCTTCTCACCCTCATCCCCCCACAAGGAGACCTACTGCCCAATGGGTTGATTCTGGTAGACGCCTCCCTCCTCCTCTTACTTCAGGCTCACATAGAAGCCCCTCAAGAACATCATCTCTTCCACGGGAAAGAGACAGAACCCTCTCTCCACTAAGAGAGACTCGACAAGAGCCCCCCATAGAAAGAACAACCTCTGACCTGCCTCGCTCCTCCATGCAGTATATTGCACCTGAAGACATCGCTAAGGCGCAAGAGGAACTCCGAGAGTTTATGAACCAATACTCCAATTGTGCTGATCCTATCGAGAGTGCTACAAGAAAAGAAAGGGTTAGACTCTCTGAAGAAAATGGAGATTTTGAACGAACAACAATTAATATGGCTATCACCAACCTCGTTCATCGTAGTGACCCTACTACTCCACCCTCTGAACCATGCCAAACAACTTCAGACGTGAATGGGGAACATCAATCACTGGAGGTCTATGCTCCCTCCTCCACTGAACAGCGACCTTCAGCTCTGGATCGACTTGGACCAGTTCTGCCTGCTCCTATTGTCTCCATCGACTCCGCACCGATTAAGAAAAGATTGGGAAGGCCTCCTGGAAAGAGCACTCAAACCTCAGCAAAGCTTGGAGCCACCAGTGCAATAAAGAAACCTCGTCGTACTGTACAGTCAAAGGGCTCTCCCAAAAGGCGCACTCCCGCAGCCAGAGCGCCTAAACCAGCTACAGGGGCCTCCAAAAGCTCCACGAGAGCGACGCCGGCACCTTCAACCACTATCATTCCTCCGGTGGCTAAAAGATCTATGGATTTTCGGCCACCACAAAGTCCAATTCCTTAA